CATAAAATTAGGCTTTCCGAGTTTTCGGAGAGCCTATTTTTTTGTTTTGATACCCACAATTTTTTGTTACTAGTGTAGATGAATTTTGTGAGCGACATTATTTTTCCTAGGTGGAAAACTTCTAAAATATGGTATAATGAACAGATAGAGAAGTTGGGGGTAAAAGATGAACATTCAACAATTACGCTATGTTGTGGCCATTGCCAATAGTGGTACTTTCCGTGAAGCTGCTGAAAAGATGTATGTTAGTCAGCCGAGTTTGTCTATTTCTGTGCGCGATTTGGAAAAAGAGCTAGGCTTTAAGATTTTTCGTCGGACGAGTTCGGGGACTTTCTTAACCCGTCGTGGTATGGAATTTTATGAGAAAGCGCAGGAGTTAGTTAAAGGCTTTGATGTTTTTCAAAATCAGTATGCCAATCCTGAGGAAGAAAAGGATGAATTTTCTATTGCCAGTCAGCACTATGACTTCTTGCCACCAACCGTTACGGCCTTTTCAGAACGTTATCCTGATTATAAGAACTTTCGTATTTTTGAGTCTACCACAGTTCAAATATTAGACGAAGTAGCCCAAGGACACAGTGAGATTGGGATTATCTACCTCAACAACCAAAATAAAAAGGGCATCATGCAACGGGTTGAAAAGCTTGGTTTAGAAGTTATTGAACTAATTCCTTTCCAGACTCACATTTATCTTCGTGAAGGGCATCCTTTAGCACAGAAGGAGGAATTGGTCATGGAGGATCTGGCGGATCTGCCAACGGTTCGTTTCACTCAGGAAAAGGATGAGTACCTTTACTATTCAGAGAACTTTGTCGACACCAGCGCGAGCTCCCAGATGTTCAATGTGACGGACCGTGCTACTTTGAACGGTATTTTGGAGCGGACGGATGCTTATGCGACTGGATCTGGGTTTTTAGATAGTGACAGTGTTAATGGGATTACAGTCATTCGTCTCAAGGATAATCTAGATAACCGCATGGTCTATGTCAAACGGGAAGAAGTGGAGCTTAGCCAAGCTGGGACTCTTTTCGTTGAGGTTATGCAAGAATATTTTGATCAAAAGAGGAAATCATGAAAAAAAGAGGAATAGTAGCAGTCATTGTACTGCTTTTGATTGGGCTGGATCAGTGGGTTAAAGCCTATGTTGTCCAGCAGATTCCACTGGGTGAAGTTCGTTCGTGGATCCCCAATCTCGTTAGCTTGACCTATCTGCAAAATCGTGGGGCAGCCTTCTCCATGCTACAAGATCAGCAGTGGTTATTTGCTGTCATTACACTGGTCGTTATGGTGGGAGCCATTTGGTATCTACATAAACACATGGAGGATTCTCTCTGGCTGGTTTTTGGACTGACTTTGATAATCGCGGGAGGTCTGGGCAACTTTATCGA
This window of the Streptococcus sp. D7B5 genome carries:
- the lspA gene encoding signal peptidase II produces the protein MKKRGIVAVIVLLLIGLDQWVKAYVVQQIPLGEVRSWIPNLVSLTYLQNRGAAFSMLQDQQWLFAVITLVVMVGAIWYLHKHMEDSLWLVFGLTLIIAGGLGNFIDRMSQGFVVDMFHLDFINFAIFNVADSYLTVGVIVLLIAMLKEEVNGNKN
- a CDS encoding LysR family transcriptional regulator produces the protein MNIQQLRYVVAIANSGTFREAAEKMYVSQPSLSISVRDLEKELGFKIFRRTSSGTFLTRRGMEFYEKAQELVKGFDVFQNQYANPEEEKDEFSIASQHYDFLPPTVTAFSERYPDYKNFRIFESTTVQILDEVAQGHSEIGIIYLNNQNKKGIMQRVEKLGLEVIELIPFQTHIYLREGHPLAQKEELVMEDLADLPTVRFTQEKDEYLYYSENFVDTSASSQMFNVTDRATLNGILERTDAYATGSGFLDSDSVNGITVIRLKDNLDNRMVYVKREEVELSQAGTLFVEVMQEYFDQKRKS